One part of the Haliotis asinina isolate JCU_RB_2024 chromosome 2, JCU_Hal_asi_v2, whole genome shotgun sequence genome encodes these proteins:
- the LOC137273112 gene encoding uncharacterized protein, with the protein MSDPEIKQLTDQLNLIQHPSGGAFREMWRGERMVSFTEKTAHDGSRNVGTSIYFMLKAPNFVSWHKALSDEFFYWHAGGTAKVHFLDNDGKHSCALLGDVLKNPQCAYQVLVPHETWYACELMDREYVLYSAAVIPGFEFKDWIEGKRSEMIQQFPQHEDLITRLTNS; encoded by the exons ATGAGTGACCCCGAGATCAAGCAGCTTACTGACCAGTTAAATCTTATCCAGCATCCCAGTGGGGGAGCGTTCCGGGAGATGTGGAGAGGAGAAAGAATGGTCAGTTTCACAGAAAAGACCGC TCATGATGGTTCTCGTAACGTCGGCACCAGCATCTACTTCATGCTGAAAGCCCCTAACTTCGTCTCCTGGCACAAGGCCCTGTCAGACGAGTTCTTCTACTGGCATGCAGGAGGCACAGCCAAG GTGCACTTCCTGGACAACGATGGCAAGCACAGTTGTGCTCTACTTGGTGATGTATTGAAGAACCCACAGTGTGCTTACCAGGTTCTTGTACCCCATGAGACATGGTATGCCTGTGAGTTGATGGATCGAGAATATGTCTTGTACAGCGCTGCTGTCATACCAG GTTTTGAGTTCAAGGACTGGATAGAAGGGAAAAGGTCAGAAATGATTCAACAATTTCCACAACATGAAGACCTGATCACCCGACTCACTAATTCCTAA